ACCTTAAACATTCATTTTGACAATTGTTCCACAGATGAGCTATCTGACCAGAAAATGGATGTGCAACACACCGAAGAGGGTTTTCGTGGGACGCTGTTGACAGCAAATGTTTCATCCCAAGTTGTTTAGAGGCGTGATTTTTGCTAGTTAATATTTGAATGTAGTATCCATGTTTTTGTAGATACTGATAGAGGGGAGGTGACTtgaagttttcaaaattttcaatcgGCATTTTGATGACCTGCATTGTTGAGGTTTGTTGCGTATGCATGAATGTTCCCTGTGATTTGCCTGATTAATTGGGTACTCAGTTTTGATTATTGAACGTTCTCTCTTCTTTGGCAGAAGCAGTTGTCGAAAGCATGTATAATTTAGGTCACCCCTGCCCCTTGCCTGCGGAGTGGAACTGCAATATGCTGCCATTGCTCGCTGACACATGAGAAAAGGAGATGTGGCGTGCGCGCTGTTTCCTGGTCAGGCCTAACCACTGTGGTGGGTCATTTTTCTGTTGATAAGGATGTTACCGTGCCTCTTTTTTGTGCTGAACAGTGCTGATAACAGTGGCGTATATTGTCGAATGTACATGTTTTTTCGAGTGTTTGGGGTTGTGATGTTTTATCTGATAGCTAATAGCTTCCCGCCGTTAGTCACTGCACAAGTTTTATGAAatatattattaagagtttCATGTGTTACTTCCTCTGTTTCGACTTCCGTGTTCATTCCTCTCATGAATCATGCACTCTCATTCGTATTCTTGGATTGCAGCAGCAAGAAAAAGAATTCGCATTCTATTTGTCTAAATTTTCCAATCACCAACCCCAAAACGCAATTTGGTTAATCAAATTTCGACAGTTGAATTGATCaaaattaaatatcgatgagaTATGTACTGAAAACTTATCATTTCAACAATTAGAATTTGAAAAACGATAATTTTGGCCAGTGTCAtacattatttttcttctccatAGCTTATTCGAAACATAGTCGACGAAAATGAAGCAAATGAAACCTCCTCTGTTTTTTGCTCTGCTTCAAGACTATATATGCatacaaaaaagaaagggaaaacagTGATATTGGAAAAAAGTTGATCAATTTTCAGATCCAGCGGCTCTGATTTTTGGTGTTGTGGGCTCCCCGGAACCACCTATCCCACCCTACTTCACCCGGTCCTTTAGTCCTGTGAACACCACAAAACAGCATGCATCAGATCACCCGTTGAACACCGATAGCGGGTGCAGATTGAACGCTGTTAACTAACTGAGCTACGACGATACTTAAAAAAGGCGGTTTGGATGGGAGTTATCTCTTACCATGGAAGCAATGGATCAGAAGTGGATTCAACGGTAGCAATGAGACTGTataaaattgacaaaaataaatattattatttaaaaaaaaaagatagatgAGGGGTTGGAGCCGTTGGAttgaaatgtgaaaaaaaacagATGAACAGTTGGGATTTGATTTTCTTACTCTTTGCAGACAATGGAGGATTCACCTACTGTCTCAAGGTGGTCCAGCTCTTTCTGCATATGAATCACACAACTTTTTTAAGTTTCCATAAATTCTTCCTTTTCCGTCGACGTTGGTTAGACGTTGGTTAGGTTCGTTGGTTAGGATAGCAAGCCAAGTCCAAATCTTGTCTCGAGGCCAGTTTAAAATATCGtctcgaaaaaaaaaaaggaattcattGTGAAGAATATACTGACCTGGATGATGTCGATTTGGCTTTCGAGATGGGAAATGGAAGCAGCCAGTTTGTGCTTGCCAATGAAAGTGGGAAACTGGCCAGCTCTTGCTCTGTCTTCGAAATGACGAGGCAGCAGCGccactcctcctcctcctcctccaccaccaccatctcctCTTCCTGTTGCCGGAGAAGATGACGGGTTttcttcttctacttggctATCCATTCACAAATTCCAACCAAAGCCTCTCTCTGTCTTTAGACCTAGAAACGATTATATTGTTGAGAGAGGGAGATGGTGAGAGAGGGAAGGTGGACCGTGGACCTATTTTTTGTTCATGATTAAAAAGCAGTGACGGGTGGACATGgaattaaaaacataaagtaaataagaaaagaattagattataaaatataaaaaaaactaatgaaaatgatttgaaaactttgagttttaataataagagtaaaataaaaggtaaagtgaataataacaatattgatttttt
Above is a window of Malus sylvestris chromosome 15, drMalSylv7.2, whole genome shotgun sequence DNA encoding:
- the LOC126604341 gene encoding guanine nucleotide-binding protein subunit gamma 1-like: MDSQVEEENPSSSPATGRGDGGGGGGGGGVALLPRHFEDRARAGQFPTFIGKHKLAASISHLESQIDIIQKELDHLETVGESSIVCKDLIATVESTSDPLLPWTKGPGEVGWDRWFRGAHNTKNQSRWI